One Mycolicibacter sp. MU0083 DNA window includes the following coding sequences:
- a CDS encoding NAD kinase, which translates to MNTGERQRTVLLVAHSGREEATDTARRVEKVLAEHGIALRMLTSEAVDKGSLHLESGDRGEPGGETDRADPDSGAAQGCELVLVLGGDGTFLRAAELARSAGIPVLGVNLGRIGFLAEAEADTIDQVLDKIIARDYRVEDRMTLDVVVRVDGQVVDSGWALNEASMEKGPQLGVLGVVVEVDGRPVSTFGCDGVLVSTPTGSTAYAFSAGGPVLWPDLDAILVVPNNAHALFARPMVTSPNSAIAIEVESDGHDALVFCDGRRKMLVPAGGRLEVQRGVAPVKWARLGRSPFTDRLVRKFRLPVTGWRGQ; encoded by the coding sequence ATGAACACCGGAGAACGACAGCGCACCGTGTTGCTGGTCGCGCACAGTGGCCGTGAAGAAGCCACCGACACCGCCCGCCGGGTGGAGAAGGTTCTGGCCGAACACGGCATCGCGTTACGCATGCTGACCTCCGAGGCCGTCGACAAGGGCTCGCTGCACCTGGAATCCGGTGACCGCGGCGAACCCGGTGGCGAGACCGACCGGGCCGACCCCGACAGCGGGGCCGCCCAGGGCTGCGAGTTGGTGTTGGTGCTCGGCGGCGACGGGACATTCCTGCGGGCCGCGGAATTGGCCCGCAGCGCCGGCATTCCGGTGCTGGGCGTCAATCTGGGCCGGATCGGATTCCTGGCGGAGGCCGAGGCCGACACCATCGACCAGGTGCTGGACAAGATCATCGCCCGCGACTACCGGGTCGAGGACCGGATGACGCTGGACGTGGTGGTGCGCGTCGACGGGCAGGTCGTCGACAGCGGATGGGCGCTCAACGAGGCCAGCATGGAGAAGGGCCCGCAACTGGGGGTGCTGGGCGTCGTCGTCGAGGTGGACGGGCGGCCGGTGTCGACGTTCGGCTGTGACGGAGTGCTGGTGTCGACTCCGACCGGTTCCACCGCCTACGCGTTCTCCGCCGGCGGCCCGGTGCTCTGGCCGGACCTGGACGCGATCCTGGTGGTGCCCAACAACGCCCACGCCCTGTTCGCCCGTCCCATGGTGACCAGTCCGAACTCCGCGATCGCCATCGAGGTGGAAAGCGACGGCCACGACGCACTGGTGTTCTGCGACGGCCGCCGCAAGATGCTGGTCCCCGCGGGCGGACGTCTCGAGGTGCAACGCGGTGTCGCCCCGGTGAAATGGGCGCGGCTGGGCCGCTCGCCGTTCACCGACCGATTGGTCCGCAAGTTCCGGCTGCCGGTCACCGGCTGGCGCGGACAGTAG